One Xiphophorus maculatus strain JP 163 A chromosome 23, X_maculatus-5.0-male, whole genome shotgun sequence genomic window, ttaggtaCTTGTCTTTTACACATATGTAGACCCTAAGTGCTTAAAAAGAAGGCAAGTACATGTGTGTATGTTTCAAACTCTCATTCAGAAGGCTTCTTTaggcaaaatgtttttagcaaacaaaataagttaaatttCCTTCTGCTTAAGCACTTAGGTTTGTCACAATCTGGATGAGTGATAATCTACACCAGCGTATctgtaaatctttatttaatacTCCAAAGTTTTGTATATTAGCTAGAtctgccaaaaagaaaaacagagcaggTGTAActaagttttatattttattgctctaattcagttttttcttttttaaataagtgttATACAGCAtcttatgttgtgtttttcatatatttgtattttattactctaattctgtttttgctttaacGTGCTGAGCAGATTTAggagaattttattttcacactaAGTGAAGATCTATTTGTTTGCTCCTGAATATGACAGATTTTTGGTTTATACTTGAAACAGGAGCCTAAAGAATGAGGTTGCTGAGCTTGAAGAGCAGCTTTATAACTACCTGGCGTTGTTTCCTGTAGCAGCCTGGTGAAAGCCCCATCCTACGCGGATCTAGTCTGCATATCTGTCAGGCTATGTAAACAGTCATCAAAACGCAGTTCAAACACCGAGTGTTTGTTTTATGGACACAACTAATTACTGTTATAGAATAACACACAAATCCTAATATATTATggcatgtgtttgtgtattttaatttcacaactgtcttttaattgttttctcaAACAAATTGTATTTGTGCTGTGGAAAATATATTATTGCTTAAGTGTTATTTTTCTATATAGCCTTACCAAGTCTTTATGCAGGTTGAATGAAAACATTAGTAActagttaattttatttgagtgagtttttgtgatttcttttttatgtgcatTGGTACCTTATATTTTCAGAACTTTAATTACtactaataaaattaaaacaacggGACTTGAGCCTTATTTGTTGGTGTGCAACTGTTGTACCTTTGTGGATTTACAGCTGTATCATATTTGTTTAGGCAATGGTACATTGAGAGTTAAAGGAGGccatgaacattgttctttagTTCATCTTTTTCGTTTCATAAGCTCTTCTGGGCATTAATAATCATtaagacaaatattttcatcttaGAAACTCACCTGAACGAATATAACAATCATGTATCATGAGATAAATTCAAGCCAATAATGTAGAAGTTGAACTTCTCCATGAACAAAAAATGGgtaattttaggtttttacaATCCAGAAATGTTGTCAAAACTTCAAATTACCCTGCTGTGGAAGCAACTTGTGTTCAGCTTATAATGCCATGATAGTCttgcaggttaaaaaaaaacacaattgttaATTTAAAAGCTCTGGTTCTTGGCTCAAAAAATGATATTGTTGTAGACTGCACCTTCAGGGGTTGCtgatttctttttggttttcacATGTTTCTTCTGAAGGTGTTGGCAATCAGTGGGATTTCTGGGGAAGCACACTGGTGACGAGCTCATATGTCCGGCTTACTCCAGATGAGCGGAGCAAACAGGGATCCATATGGAATACTGTGGTGAGGAAAATTTATAATGTATGCTCTCTGAAATGAAGTACTTGCATGATTTGTTTTACACTTTGATCAAGAGgagtcacaaaaaaacaaaatccagagtTAAACTACCAAACAAGTAGAGCAACAAGTAGACTCTTGTTGATTTTGATTATGTTGATTGAAagatttaaaatactaaaacttcAAAAATCATAAGTCTCATAATTGTATTAGTGTAAAAAtccaacaaacattttccatttgaattGATTGATCATTTGAATCTATTGGCCTCAGTGATCTGTCAAACATCTACCtaaaaaatgtgtctgaaaCAGGAATTCTCCCTCCTTCATATTCATATATTAAttatatatgcatatttaattCATATATTTACATATCATATGTTCAGATCACATTCCTTAAAACTTAAGAGAAGCCAATAATAATACATATGGGCAGCTAAAGTTGTCTTCTGACTGGAGCTGCTTTTACATTCAtaattttaaagactaaaaaggTGGGTTTATATTTCAGACTAACAGAATATTGTATATTTAAGCTTTACTAAtcacagattattttaaaatgcgtCAAGAATTTGCAAACTATCTAAATAAGATTCACTTTTGAAGGCTTAGACAATGTATCGTTTATGCACAACAGTTTGAGGtaataaatattgatattttgaaTACTCAGGGACAGTGTCTGCATAGGATGATGTGGTTTAGGCCAAATCTTAAAAGGcttaatattttaaaggaatttgttgaaagcagttttattgtcattgaacagtcAGATCTGAGTCTTGGTTCTCACTTCAATGTTTATGCAAATTCCTTTCAGCCTTGTTACCTGAAGGACTGGGAGATGCATGTGCAGTTTAAAGTTCACGGATCAGGAAAGAAGAATCTCCATGGCGATGGCATCGCTATCTGGTACACGAAGGACAGACTGCATCCAGGTACATTTTTAATCTCATTCCCCGTTTCTGCTGAGGTCTTTTATGGAAGAAACTCATGGCTTTTATTTGGTCTTTGTTGCAATCATGTTTGGATTTAATAATACAAAACAACTGTGCTTTTGttctacaaagtaaaaaaaatttttttgaatttcaaaaattttagaaatgaaacTTTTTTCCTAATATAGTTTTGAAGAGGAAAGTCTGGTAGGACCTTTATTTTAGAAGTAAtacttttgttattaaaaaaaaaattatgtatatGATGCATTAACTACATACTGTAGTTTCATCAATAacttatgtcttttttttgttgtttttttgtcatttgaagcactttgagctgccttgttgctgaaatgtgctgtatcAATAAATTTGCTTTAGCATAGAAAATTTAGGAAAACCACATTccaaaaatggctttttaaaattttaaaagcagGATGCATTATCAGGCACAGGAAAACAGGGacaattcatccatccatccgtctatGCCTCTTTATTCTTGCAGGGAGTCTGGTGTCTGTCTTCAGTCATTGGATAGGAGACAAGGATAGCTTGAAGTGTTTTTGCTAAAATAAGTGATTTAAGTTGGTTAAAAAGTCATTGAGATTTTGATGGTAAAATAGGAACATTAAAGAATTGCAATTATGATGAAATACAGACTTGATTATAGACAATATATAATTAACTGAGATGTAAAAATCTAAATCCAATCATTTTCCATCATATTGAATGATCCTCGCTGCCATTGTGACTCCATCATACAGTATCCTGATGTTTGTTTCCATTGTCTCAGTTTCTTCTCATATTCGCTGTTCACACAGTGTGTGTCGTTGTCTGCTCATGTCTTGCATCATCTCTGCCTCCATCCTAGGCACTGTGTTTGGAAACCAAGATCAGTTTCATGGcctggctatttttttggataCCTTCCGCAATGACCTCCATGGAATGGATGTAAGTGTGCAGAGTGTGGCACCTGTGGATTGATCCGCTTGTTTCTTTGCAGGGCCTGTGTTTTCCAACAATGCTCACTTCCACGGGCTGGCTGTTTTTATAGATACTTACTCTAATGATGATTCGACGGATGTGAGTGGTTCCTGTCGGCATGCTCTTAGTCTCATTTCAGTGCTgagtttgctttcttttttgtaaagcaGCATGGTGTCAGAATGTGGAGCATGTCAGCATCTAAAACTCACAAAAGATTCATTATGTATGTTACTTAAAGAAAATTATCTACTATAGTTCTgttaaactgtaataaaatctaaaaaaaaaaaacccgagataatttagttaaaaactgcagctgcttTTTGTTATGGCTGGTACAAAATTAGATCTGAAACCATTAGCTCAGTTTTGCATGCTGGAATCAGTTTTCAGTGCTGCATATAAGTAAAGGAGTGCTTGAACTCTTAAGTTGTTTCATTTGCAcaatttattttgcattcatttgcgtctcattttcattattaatttgACTGTAGCACTCCTTaatattgtacttttttatCCAATGATTTGTCCAATCACCAGCGCTCCTTCCCTTACATCTCGGCCATGGTAAACAACGGCACAGTGAGTTATGATCATGGTAAAGATGGCCGCTCATCGGAGCTGGGAGGCTGCTCAGCTGACATTAGAAACAGAGACTTTGACACGTATCTCGCTATCCGCTATTCTAGAGGAAGACTGACGGTAAGCAGTGAAACCTTacggttccttttttttttctcttggttTTCTGAATCAAATGATTGGATGCCTTCTTGGCACACAGCCAAGTTCtaacatgttaaatatttgataCAAACATGCAAAAGCAGAGACATATATAAAATCTAAAGATTCTCATGTCCCATAGCTACAAAACAACATGTTTAAAACTAATAATGGAGAATTACAACGTTATTTTCACCCGGTCATTTCTGTatagttttcctttttatttctttaagaaatggtTTCATAAAGGGAATAGATTCTGGGTTTTTCAAGAGTAGTTCTCTTACACTGATTTCTACAAACACATGAAAGCAGCCTTGTACTTATATAAGGCTCCCATGCTAATGCCAGTTTATGCCCAAGTTGATCCTCACTTTTCTTGTATAAAGAAATCTAAACAGCAGCTTTTCATTTTGAGCTCTTTGGGTTTCAAAGTGTAAAATCTTTACTTATTGCATAATGAGGGAAATCACTGAACTATGTCTATTTTTATATACTTAAATGATTTAATGTTATGTCTCTGTATGTCTGCAGGTGATGGTTGACGTGGATGACAAGAACGAGTGGAAAGAGTGCATTGACATCGGAGGTGTTCGTCTTCCTACTGGATATTTCTTCGGTGCATCAGCAGCAACTGGAGATCTCTCAGGTAAGGTCAGAACTGGCACGTTCGACaacaaagatgaaaataagTATGATTTAATTGACCTTTTAAAGCAATTGTGTGGTACTTCCATGGTTTTAGTTTGGagacattttattgaaattgcatatttaaatgttgaagGTATACTTAACAGTTCATTCTCATTTGTTCCAGATAATCATGATGTCATCTCTATGAAACTCTACCAGCTGATGGTGGACCACTCCCCTGAAGAGGAGAACTTAGACTGGACTAAAATCGAGCCCAGCGTCAGCCTTTTCAAGTCCCCCAAAGGTAGATCAGGatttcagagaaacaaacataattttttagcaaaatagaAATCAATACTTGCATCTGTTTTCCAATTACTTATTGAAGTGAATCCAAGGTACATGCTTCCATCAAGGTTATTATCCATTCTTTTCTGCCTAACAATACAGTAAAGTAACACTTGAGTTATTACATTGTGAACTAAATGGCTGATGACTTCCCTGCTACATCTTGGTTTTGCACTAATCAGATGACCTAATCATACGGttattaattacagttttttgatatttatagCAAATAACCAAGTCGtttcaaaaatgtcttcaatgTGAAAGTACTTAAATTTGCACGGTGTGTGCAGGGCATAGAGAACTTCCGGGTCAGGccacttgcaaaaaaaaaaaaagaaaaaaaaatagaaagtaaaCAATGGTTATGCCTTTTTCCAATTTTGTGTAGTGTataattaaaaatctatttggCTCAATAAttgaaaataggaaaaaaaaaaaactagggtttttttgtttttcatatttttgcttcaaagagaaaacaatctGCCTGAATGTAAACAGATCATTATAGGAGTAGTTTTTCTAGTATTGATATTGTATCagaactgtttgttttgttacacCTGTAGTATTGGTTTACTTATGGAGAACTGCTTTCATATTCTTTAATTTCACCTCAAATTTGTGGATAAGTTGGTGTTAGTTGCATAGAAACTTTTGTCCAAAACCATCTAGAGGACAAATTAAAACTAAACCGAGATTAATAATACAAAgattaaaatcaatcatttgAGATTTCTAACATGAAAgtcaaaatgataaataaaggatgagaataaaagcaaaaccacTGATAACATGGAAGTAGTGGAAGTTTAAACTAATGATAAGACATCACAAAGTGCATTGAAATTGattatttctcctgtttttccaCAGACAACATTGATGATCCTACTGGAAACTTCCGGGGCACGCCCCTCACAGGTTGGAAGGTGTTCCTGCTCCTGCTGTGCGCTCTGCTGGGAATTGTCGTGTGCGCGGTGGTAGGAGCTGTGGTTTTCCAGAAGAGACAGGAGAGAAACAAGAGGTTCTACTGAGCAGAGAGCGGAAACTCGTCACAGAGGTGGAGCTTTGTTGTGGAATGAACTGTTCCCAGATGACAGAACGAGCGCATTTGATGTGAACTTTTTAATGGAGATTGTATAAATGTTTATAACTTTTAAAGCACTGCATTACGAGTGAATCATGGGATGAAGGTGGAGGACGAGTGGTGACATCTTCAGTGACCCTAAATGCtgatttttctgttcttgttcgTTTATTGCAGGGTTAAAGTTGAGACAAACATGGAATTCAATCTGTAAAAAATCAGGCTGTTTTTTTAAGCCACCTGTTCAGCAAAAGTTAATAATGACATCATGATTtaggtatttatttttgtcttccaactgttttttacttct contains:
- the lman2 gene encoding vesicular integral-membrane protein VIP36 isoform X1 — its product is MSGFKTFLSSIFIFFLVECCLVGCDITDGNAEHLKREHSLTKPYQGVGNQWDFWGSTLVTSSYVRLTPDERSKQGSIWNTVPCYLKDWEMHVQFKVHGSGKKNLHGDGIAIWYTKDRLHPGTVFGNQDQFHGLAIFLDTFRNDLHGMDRSFPYISAMVNNGTVSYDHGKDGRSSELGGCSADIRNRDFDTYLAIRYSRGRLTVMVDVDDKNEWKECIDIGGVRLPTGYFFGASAATGDLSDNHDVISMKLYQLMVDHSPEEENLDWTKIEPSVSLFKSPKDNIDDPTGNFRGTPLTGWKVFLLLLCALLGIVVCAVVGAVVFQKRQERNKRFY
- the lman2 gene encoding vesicular integral-membrane protein VIP36 isoform X2 — encoded protein: MSGFKTFLSSIFIFFLVECCLVGCDITDGNAEHLKREHSLTKPYQGVGNQWDFWGSTLVTSSYVRLTPDERSKQGSIWNTVPCYLKDWEMHVQFKVHGSGKKNLHGDGIAIWYTKDRLHPGPVFSNNAHFHGLAVFIDTYSNDDSTDRSFPYISAMVNNGTVSYDHGKDGRSSELGGCSADIRNRDFDTYLAIRYSRGRLTVMVDVDDKNEWKECIDIGGVRLPTGYFFGASAATGDLSDNHDVISMKLYQLMVDHSPEEENLDWTKIEPSVSLFKSPKDNIDDPTGNFRGTPLTGWKVFLLLLCALLGIVVCAVVGAVVFQKRQERNKRFY